The Rhodococcus sp. X156 genome window below encodes:
- a CDS encoding ABC transporter ATP-binding protein encodes MTLSAAPGHTPVSTAAEALVSVQDLHVTFQRNGSEVPSLRGVSLEIGRGEIIGLVGESGSGKSVLGLSLLGLLPTSPAPRTSGQVVVAGTDVLTATAEQRRLLRRDHLGAVFQDPMTSLNPTMRVGRQVEEKAGSAQEALRLLDAVGVPQAKSRLRAYPHELSGGLRQRVMIAMAVAGSPSLVVADEPTTALDVSVQAQILELVVNLRAELGCSFVFITHDLGVASEIADRIAVLYGGKLLEVGPTAAVLEAPRQPYTLGLLQTRLTPTSDRAHPLPTLSGEPPSPKDHPPGCPFGPRCELHVAACDEPVPLEAAAPGHLVACTQPERLDELARALASTAQWPAGPVFRQVQKEYPGVVLTEVRKAFPLAGGGTLQALDGVDLSVQPGECLALVGESGCGKSTLLRVVAGLVTPDSGDVELGRGGRPQMVFQDAGSSMTPWSTIGDLLTDRLRAEGVPRRERAAAVRSALALVGLPAEVASARARQLSGGQRQRASLARAVIVPPRVLLCDEPTSALDVSLVATVLNLLGRLRRELDMAVLFVTHDLAAARVAADRIAVMTKGRIVEEGDAEQVVDAPSHPYTRALLDAAPRPGRRRTGTLPTTKTGAA; translated from the coding sequence ATGACCCTCTCTGCGGCCCCGGGCCACACCCCCGTCTCCACTGCTGCCGAGGCCCTGGTCTCGGTGCAGGACCTGCACGTCACGTTTCAGCGCAACGGCAGCGAGGTGCCCTCGCTCCGGGGCGTGTCCCTGGAGATCGGCCGCGGAGAGATCATCGGGCTGGTCGGCGAGTCAGGATCGGGCAAGAGCGTCCTCGGGCTCTCCCTGCTCGGCCTGCTGCCGACCAGCCCGGCCCCCCGGACGTCGGGGCAGGTGGTGGTAGCCGGCACCGACGTGCTGACCGCCACCGCGGAGCAGCGCCGGCTGCTTCGCCGCGACCACCTCGGTGCGGTGTTCCAGGACCCGATGACCTCGCTGAACCCCACGATGCGGGTGGGCAGGCAGGTCGAGGAGAAGGCGGGTTCCGCCCAGGAGGCGCTGCGGCTGCTCGACGCCGTCGGGGTGCCGCAGGCCAAGTCGCGCCTGCGGGCCTACCCGCACGAGCTCTCTGGTGGACTGCGCCAACGGGTGATGATCGCGATGGCCGTGGCCGGCAGTCCCTCGCTGGTGGTGGCCGACGAACCCACCACCGCCCTGGACGTCAGCGTGCAGGCACAGATCCTGGAGCTGGTGGTGAACCTGCGCGCGGAGCTGGGTTGCTCCTTCGTGTTCATCACCCACGACCTCGGGGTCGCCTCGGAGATCGCCGACCGCATCGCGGTGCTCTACGGCGGGAAGCTGCTCGAGGTGGGCCCCACCGCCGCGGTGCTGGAGGCGCCCCGCCAGCCCTACACGCTGGGGCTGCTGCAGACCCGGCTCACTCCGACGTCGGACCGTGCGCACCCGCTGCCCACCCTGAGCGGGGAGCCGCCGAGCCCCAAGGACCACCCGCCCGGGTGCCCGTTCGGCCCCCGCTGCGAGCTGCACGTGGCGGCCTGCGACGAACCGGTGCCGCTGGAGGCGGCGGCCCCCGGGCACCTGGTGGCCTGCACCCAGCCCGAGCGGCTGGACGAGCTGGCCCGCGCACTGGCCTCCACCGCGCAGTGGCCCGCCGGGCCGGTGTTCCGCCAGGTGCAGAAGGAGTACCCCGGCGTGGTGCTCACCGAGGTGCGCAAGGCCTTCCCGCTCGCCGGTGGTGGCACCCTGCAGGCGCTGGACGGGGTGGACCTGTCGGTGCAGCCCGGGGAGTGCCTGGCCCTGGTGGGGGAGAGCGGCTGCGGCAAGTCCACCCTGTTGCGGGTGGTGGCCGGGCTGGTCACGCCCGACTCCGGCGACGTCGAGCTGGGCCGCGGGGGGCGCCCACAGATGGTGTTCCAGGACGCGGGCTCGTCCATGACGCCGTGGTCGACCATCGGTGACCTGCTCACCGACCGGCTGCGTGCCGAGGGAGTGCCCCGGCGGGAGCGGGCCGCGGCGGTGCGCAGCGCGCTCGCCCTGGTGGGTCTGCCCGCCGAGGTGGCGTCCGCACGGGCTCGTCAGCTCTCCGGGGGGCAGCGCCAGCGGGCGTCGCTGGCGCGAGCGGTGATCGTGCCGCCCCGGGTGCTGCTGTGCGACGAGCCGACCTCCGCGCTGGACGTCTCGCTGGTGGCCACCGTGCTCAACCTGCTGGGTCGGCTGCGCCGCGAGCTGGACATGGCGGTGCTGTTCGTGACCCACGACTTGGCTGCCGCCCGGGTGGCCGCCGACCGGATAGCGGTGATGACCAAGGGCCGCATCGTGGAGGAGGGCGACGCCGAACAGGTCGTGGACGCACCCTCGCACCCGTACACCCGCGCGCTCCTGGACGCCGCCCCGCGGCCCGGCCGCCGCCGCACGGGCACCCTGCCCACCACCAAGACTGGAGCCGCGTGA
- a CDS encoding creatininase family protein, giving the protein MSALQWAEQAWPELQGLGARPDGGHDVGLVPVGAVEQHGPHLPTGTDTLVAAAVCEAAAARCGAIVLPPIPVGCSYGHGTVLPGTLSVSPELLAQVVRSYAEWAAASGLRRLLFVNAHMGNAAALGIATDHLRLFRPDLRVGFLDWWDADPTVRAELTSDGEDIHANRGETAMVMAVAPHLVHLDRCADGDDPDRTADLVFRYTAPALSTNGVTGRPSEATAQLGHSLLDRVADAIADRVTRGRTEEPPLGPAPTPTFTAC; this is encoded by the coding sequence GTGAGCGCGCTGCAGTGGGCCGAGCAGGCGTGGCCGGAGCTGCAGGGCCTGGGCGCGCGTCCCGACGGCGGTCACGACGTGGGCCTGGTTCCCGTCGGCGCCGTCGAGCAGCACGGTCCGCACCTGCCCACCGGCACCGACACCCTCGTCGCCGCCGCGGTGTGCGAGGCGGCGGCGGCACGGTGCGGGGCGATCGTGCTGCCGCCCATCCCGGTGGGCTGCAGCTACGGCCACGGCACGGTGCTGCCGGGAACGCTGTCGGTGAGCCCGGAGCTGCTGGCCCAGGTGGTGCGCTCCTACGCCGAGTGGGCCGCAGCATCGGGGTTGCGCCGGTTGCTGTTCGTCAACGCGCACATGGGCAACGCCGCCGCGCTGGGTATCGCCACCGACCACCTGAGGCTGTTCCGCCCCGACCTGCGGGTGGGTTTCCTGGACTGGTGGGACGCCGATCCCACCGTCCGGGCCGAGCTGACCAGCGACGGGGAGGACATCCATGCCAACCGGGGCGAGACCGCCATGGTGATGGCCGTCGCGCCGCACCTGGTGCACCTCGACCGCTGTGCCGACGGCGACGACCCGGACCGCACCGCTGACCTGGTCTTCCGCTACACCGCACCGGCGCTGTCCACCAACGGAGTCACCGGACGGCCCTCCGAGGCCACCGCCCAGCTCGGTCACTCCCTGCTCGACCGGGTCGCCGACGCCATCGCCGACCGCGTCACCCGAGGCCGCACCGAGGAGCCACCGCTCGGTCCCGCCCCCACCCCGACCTTCACTGCCTGCTGA
- a CDS encoding SDR family NAD(P)-dependent oxidoreductase → MAPVAVVTGASRGLGRGIAESLADAGHHLVLGYCSDAAGAEATAQAVRLCGVRAVTVAGDVREAATAAALVAAAAELGDLAVWVNNAGVSLLAPVQDTPAAELERMLAVNVLGTLHGIQAATPVLVARGSGRIVNLASDLGVQGGALLGAYAASKFAVVGLTQSTALELAATGVTVNAVCPGTCETDMVDAEWHSQAVHTGASPDTVRAGYLAAIPAGRFCTPADVGAAVSYLASPAAGYVTGQSLCVNGGSVLH, encoded by the coding sequence GTGGCTCCCGTAGCGGTGGTCACCGGTGCCAGCCGCGGACTGGGCCGGGGCATCGCGGAGTCCCTCGCCGACGCCGGCCACCACCTGGTGCTCGGCTACTGCTCGGACGCCGCCGGCGCGGAGGCCACCGCGCAGGCGGTGCGGTTGTGCGGGGTGCGGGCGGTGACCGTGGCCGGCGACGTCCGCGAGGCCGCCACCGCCGCCGCCCTGGTGGCCGCCGCTGCCGAGCTCGGCGACCTGGCGGTGTGGGTGAACAACGCGGGGGTGTCGCTGCTGGCACCGGTGCAGGACACCCCCGCCGCTGAGCTGGAGCGGATGCTCGCGGTGAACGTGCTGGGCACGCTGCACGGCATCCAGGCGGCCACCCCGGTGCTGGTGGCACGCGGGTCCGGCCGGATCGTCAACCTGGCCAGCGACCTCGGCGTGCAGGGTGGAGCCCTGCTGGGCGCCTACGCCGCCAGCAAGTTCGCCGTCGTCGGGCTCACCCAGTCCACCGCGCTGGAGCTGGCCGCCACCGGGGTCACGGTCAACGCGGTGTGCCCCGGCACCTGCGAGACCGACATGGTCGACGCCGAGTGGCACAGCCAGGCCGTGCACACCGGCGCCAGCCCCGACACCGTCCGCGCCGGGTACCTGGCCGCCATCCCGGCCGGCCGCTTCTGCACCCCCGCCGACGTGGGTGCCGCCGTCAGCTACCTCGCCAGCCCCGCGGCCGGCTACGTCACCGGCCAGTCCCTCTGCGTCAACGGCGGATCCGTCCTGCACTAG
- a CDS encoding ABC transporter permease, whose protein sequence is MVTTADRTRPALQRWGRGRTAEAHHVLRRLGISDTAALAALAVVFVVALLAPLLAPHSTSVPAGEAFLAPGGGHLLGTDEVGRDILSRVLEGIRSSWLSALLVIASGVVVGGLVGVVAGAVGGWVDSLLMRLTDAFLALPGPLLAICVVAALGPSLTHTLLAVMIVWWPFYARIVRGEVRAQAARPHVEAARLSGVGPVRIALKHLLPGALVSTLVAASLDMGNLIITLAALSFLGLGAPAPAPELGGMAARGMSNLLEHWWVPVMPGVAVLLLALVANLAGDALRNLLADR, encoded by the coding sequence ATGGTGACGACAGCGGATCGCACGAGACCAGCCCTGCAGCGGTGGGGCAGGGGCCGGACGGCCGAGGCCCACCACGTGCTGCGCCGGCTGGGCATCAGCGACACAGCGGCCCTGGCTGCGCTGGCAGTGGTGTTCGTGGTGGCCCTGCTCGCCCCGCTGCTGGCCCCGCACTCCACGTCGGTGCCGGCCGGCGAGGCCTTCCTCGCCCCGGGCGGCGGGCACCTGCTGGGCACCGACGAGGTGGGCCGCGACATCCTCTCGCGGGTCCTGGAGGGCATCCGCTCCTCGTGGCTGTCGGCGCTGCTGGTGATCGCCTCGGGAGTGGTGGTGGGCGGACTGGTGGGTGTGGTGGCCGGCGCCGTGGGTGGCTGGGTGGATTCGCTGCTGATGCGCCTGACGGACGCGTTCCTGGCGCTGCCCGGGCCGCTCCTGGCGATCTGCGTGGTGGCCGCCCTCGGTCCCTCGCTGACCCACACCCTGCTCGCCGTGATGATCGTGTGGTGGCCGTTCTACGCCCGCATCGTGCGTGGCGAGGTCCGGGCCCAGGCCGCCCGCCCGCACGTGGAGGCCGCCCGGCTCTCCGGGGTGGGTCCGGTGCGCATCGCGCTGAAGCACCTGCTGCCCGGGGCGCTGGTCTCCACGCTGGTGGCGGCCAGCCTGGACATGGGCAACCTGATCATCACCCTGGCGGCGCTGTCCTTCCTCGGCCTCGGTGCCCCCGCCCCCGCGCCCGAGCTGGGCGGGATGGCGGCACGAGGCATGTCCAACCTGCTCGAGCACTGGTGGGTGCCGGTGATGCCCGGCGTCGCGGTGCTGCTGCTCGCCCTGGTCGCCAACCTCGCCGGTGACGCGCTCCGCAACCTGCTCGCCGACCGATAG
- a CDS encoding glutamate--ammonia ligase — translation MDTTHGINPAHTQLAAELAADGVKYAVGGWIDVHGRSKSKVVPIDHLPNLLAGSERYTPRGISGLGTMTPNEDESVAMPDPATLRVLPWDRSIAWMAADLLFDGDQPFVHCPRSILKRQVAAAADAGFAMNLGVETEFFAFDPASLERADGYLLPTARSGSMRPTPAYDLEPTLDAMPFLDAMVSAMQESDFGVYSFDHEGGDAQFEFDFDYAPALVMADRISFFRLMARQVAKQHGLLATFMPKPYTESWGSGHHFNMSLEDVGTGENLMRDAGDVRGKGWSKIAYCFTAGIMKHAGALSAITTPTVNSYKRLNPRLADGSASWAPVYSAYGEQNRSCMLRLPKNRPAVENRVVDSAANTYLAAAFLLAAGLDGIAKGMDPGEPVDSALTDGRQQLGTNSTRLPRTLLEATEAFERDELVHEVFPGGFVEDYVNMKHAEWDEYHAQVTPWERDRYLLGL, via the coding sequence ATGGACACCACGCACGGGATCAACCCTGCCCACACCCAGCTCGCTGCCGAGCTGGCCGCCGACGGCGTCAAGTACGCCGTGGGTGGCTGGATCGACGTGCACGGGCGCAGCAAGTCCAAGGTCGTGCCGATCGACCACCTGCCCAACCTGCTGGCCGGCTCCGAGCGCTACACCCCACGCGGCATCAGCGGTCTCGGCACGATGACCCCCAACGAGGACGAGTCGGTGGCCATGCCCGACCCGGCGACGCTGCGGGTGCTGCCCTGGGACCGCAGCATCGCGTGGATGGCCGCCGACCTGCTCTTCGACGGAGACCAGCCCTTCGTGCACTGCCCTCGTTCCATCCTCAAGCGCCAGGTCGCTGCCGCAGCGGACGCGGGTTTCGCCATGAACCTCGGAGTGGAGACGGAGTTCTTCGCCTTCGACCCGGCCTCGCTGGAGCGCGCCGACGGCTACCTGCTGCCGACGGCGCGCAGCGGCTCCATGCGGCCCACCCCGGCCTACGACCTGGAGCCGACGCTGGACGCGATGCCGTTCCTGGACGCCATGGTCTCGGCCATGCAGGAGTCCGACTTCGGTGTCTACAGCTTCGACCACGAGGGTGGCGACGCTCAGTTCGAGTTCGACTTCGACTACGCCCCGGCGCTGGTGATGGCCGACCGCATCTCCTTCTTCCGGCTGATGGCCCGCCAGGTGGCCAAGCAGCACGGCCTGCTGGCCACCTTCATGCCCAAGCCCTACACCGAGTCCTGGGGCAGCGGCCACCACTTCAACATGAGCCTGGAGGACGTGGGCACGGGGGAGAACCTGATGCGCGACGCCGGTGACGTGCGCGGCAAGGGCTGGAGCAAGATCGCCTACTGCTTCACCGCGGGGATCATGAAGCACGCCGGCGCGCTGTCGGCCATCACCACGCCCACGGTGAACTCCTACAAGCGGCTCAACCCGCGGCTGGCCGACGGCAGCGCCTCGTGGGCGCCGGTGTACTCCGCCTACGGCGAGCAGAACCGCTCCTGCATGCTGCGGCTGCCCAAGAACCGGCCCGCGGTGGAGAACCGGGTGGTGGACTCCGCGGCCAACACCTACCTGGCGGCGGCGTTCCTGCTCGCCGCCGGCCTGGACGGCATCGCCAAGGGCATGGACCCGGGCGAGCCGGTGGACAGCGCCCTCACCGACGGCCGCCAGCAGCTGGGCACCAACAGCACCCGGCTGCCGCGCACCCTGCTGGAGGCGACGGAGGCGTTCGAGCGCGACGAGCTGGTGCACGAGGTGTTCCCCGGCGGGTTCGTCGAGGACTACGTGAACATGAAGCACGCCGAGTGGGACGAGTACCACGCCCAGGTCACTCCCTGGGAGCGCGACCGCTACCTGCTGGGGCTGTGA
- a CDS encoding ABC transporter substrate-binding protein translates to MKRTRKSRMAVLAGLATTAALVLSACGGGASGGGAGGDTLRLAFNADMQVPDPDIFYEIEGNALTTSVYEGLVRYKPDSTEIEPALASSYTVSPDGRTYTFTLRDGVTFHDGTPLDSAAAKASFQRRLDVNSAPAYMLSEVVDMTTPAPMTFVVTLGKPVSAFLDYLAAPYGPKMVSPKVLADHAGSDHAQSYLKDHDAGTGPFTLTEFINGQRYVLSRYDGYWGTKAAYGKVVFSIVPDTSTQRLQLEGGQLDMSLHGYTTDDISSFRSNPGFTVTDFPAVFKSFLFLDENKGVFTDQKVRLAVRQALDREELVRTVYGDRATPSTQVYPAAQQVTGGSTTAPVDPSVLKNLVSGLGNKKVDLAYVNDDSTNQRMAELIQTKLSAAGLQVTTRPIPMAQAFDLPNQPESARPDMVLSTLNPDAVHPDTYARIFMSTAGSLNWLQSSVPAADAAMDRGLNATDPAEVSKAYAAAGDAIAASGLWLDIADVKETVIARKGIGNLVHQLPTLNTVRLGDLVKE, encoded by the coding sequence ATGAAGCGAACCCGAAAGTCCCGGATGGCGGTGCTGGCCGGTCTGGCCACCACGGCCGCGCTCGTCCTCTCGGCCTGTGGCGGCGGGGCCTCCGGCGGAGGTGCCGGCGGCGACACCTTGCGGCTGGCCTTCAACGCCGACATGCAGGTGCCCGACCCGGACATCTTCTACGAGATCGAGGGCAACGCCCTCACCACCTCGGTCTACGAGGGCCTGGTCCGCTACAAGCCGGACTCCACCGAGATCGAGCCGGCCCTCGCCTCGTCCTACACGGTGTCCCCGGACGGCAGGACCTACACCTTCACCCTGCGCGACGGGGTGACCTTCCACGACGGCACCCCGCTGGACTCCGCCGCGGCCAAGGCCAGCTTCCAGCGCCGGCTGGACGTCAACAGCGCCCCGGCGTACATGCTCAGCGAGGTGGTGGACATGACCACCCCGGCCCCGATGACCTTCGTGGTCACCCTGGGCAAGCCGGTGAGCGCGTTCCTGGACTACCTCGCTGCGCCCTACGGACCCAAGATGGTCAGTCCCAAGGTGCTCGCCGACCACGCCGGCTCCGACCACGCCCAGAGCTACCTCAAGGACCACGACGCCGGCACGGGTCCGTTCACGCTCACCGAGTTCATCAACGGCCAGCGCTACGTGCTCAGCCGCTACGACGGGTACTGGGGGACCAAGGCCGCCTACGGCAAGGTGGTCTTCTCGATCGTCCCGGACACCTCCACCCAGCGGCTGCAGCTGGAGGGCGGGCAGCTGGACATGAGCCTGCACGGCTACACCACCGACGACATCAGCTCGTTCCGCAGCAACCCCGGCTTCACCGTCACCGACTTCCCGGCGGTGTTCAAGAGCTTCCTGTTCCTGGACGAGAACAAGGGGGTCTTCACCGACCAGAAGGTCCGCCTGGCGGTGCGCCAGGCCCTGGACCGCGAGGAGCTGGTGCGGACGGTCTACGGCGACCGGGCCACCCCGAGCACCCAGGTGTACCCGGCGGCGCAGCAGGTGACCGGCGGCTCCACCACCGCACCCGTGGACCCGTCGGTGCTGAAGAACCTGGTGAGCGGGCTGGGCAACAAGAAGGTCGACCTGGCCTACGTCAACGATGACTCCACCAACCAGCGGATGGCCGAGCTCATCCAGACCAAGCTCTCCGCCGCCGGCCTGCAGGTGACCACCCGGCCGATCCCCATGGCCCAGGCCTTCGACCTGCCCAACCAGCCGGAGAGCGCCCGGCCGGACATGGTGCTGTCCACCCTCAACCCCGACGCGGTGCACCCGGACACCTACGCCCGCATCTTCATGAGCACCGCGGGCTCGCTGAACTGGCTGCAGTCCTCGGTGCCCGCCGCCGACGCGGCCATGGACCGCGGGCTCAACGCCACCGATCCCGCCGAGGTCAGCAAGGCCTACGCCGCGGCCGGTGACGCCATCGCCGCCTCCGGGCTGTGGCTGGACATCGCCGACGTCAAGGAGACGGTGATCGCCCGCAAGGGCATCGGCAACCTCGTCCACCAGCTGCCGACCCTCAACACCGTGCGTCTCGGCGACCTCGTGAAGGAGTGA
- a CDS encoding ABC transporter permease — protein MLTRVAGAVAVLLFLTAVVFLLQKNTPIDSVRAKLGANASQQLVDAETARLGLDRPLVVQYVDYVGGLLHGDFQDSLRTRQPVSADLATYLPATVELILAALVLAVVLGTGLGIAAASRWRGAGVLRVGLVAGASAPVFLLAVLGILLFYRTLGWLPATGRSSFYDAPDGPTGLLVVDSLVHGRMDVLSDAIRHLVMPAVCLALGPAVAIARTLRSSLLTNLQGDHARTARAKGLREVQVLLRHGLRNSAGPALSMAGVQVGLMFAGVVVLESVFAWPGIGLYVVQAIPRADFPAIAGVTLVLGAIYVVVNSVVDLLQAAADPRITR, from the coding sequence GTGCTCACGAGAGTGGCTGGCGCCGTCGCGGTGCTGCTGTTCCTCACCGCGGTGGTCTTCCTGCTGCAGAAGAACACCCCCATCGACAGCGTCCGGGCCAAGCTGGGGGCCAACGCGTCCCAGCAGCTGGTGGATGCCGAGACCGCTCGGCTCGGGCTGGACCGTCCGCTGGTGGTGCAGTACGTCGACTACGTCGGCGGCCTGCTGCACGGCGACTTCCAGGACTCGCTGCGCACCCGCCAGCCGGTCTCCGCCGACCTGGCCACCTACCTGCCCGCCACGGTGGAGCTGATCCTGGCGGCGCTGGTCCTGGCGGTGGTGCTGGGCACCGGGCTGGGCATCGCCGCCGCCTCGCGCTGGCGCGGCGCCGGGGTGCTCAGGGTCGGGCTGGTCGCCGGGGCCTCGGCACCGGTGTTCCTGCTGGCGGTGCTGGGGATCCTGCTCTTCTACCGCACCCTCGGTTGGCTGCCCGCCACCGGCAGGTCGTCCTTCTACGACGCCCCCGACGGGCCCACCGGGCTGCTCGTCGTCGACTCGCTGGTGCACGGGCGGATGGACGTCCTCAGCGACGCGATCCGCCACCTGGTGATGCCGGCCGTCTGCCTGGCGCTGGGCCCGGCAGTGGCGATCGCCCGCACGCTGCGCAGCTCGCTGCTGACCAACCTGCAGGGCGACCACGCGCGCACCGCCCGGGCCAAGGGCCTGCGTGAGGTGCAGGTGCTGCTGCGCCACGGGCTGCGCAACTCGGCGGGCCCGGCGCTGTCCATGGCCGGCGTGCAGGTGGGGCTGATGTTCGCCGGCGTGGTGGTGCTGGAGTCGGTGTTCGCCTGGCCGGGCATCGGGCTGTACGTGGTGCAGGCCATCCCCCGCGCGGACTTCCCGGCCATCGCCGGGGTGACGCTGGTCCTCGGAGCCATCTACGTGGTGGTCAACTCCGTCGTCGACTTGCTGCAGGCGGCCGCCGACCCCAGGATCACCCGATGA
- a CDS encoding N-acyl homoserine lactonase family protein — translation MSVRKVVPLTLGYEDLPLAYSLLGAPAGERIREPVPAVLLDTTDGWVLLDTGFNTELLTNPVLRERYHPRESSIQPSLPPGEDAPLEQGLARHGLTVADIAVVAVSHLHNDHCGGLHHFAGSDVPVHVQDAELTYGLSADDAVEYGIFRADFDNPGLQWVRAQGDAEIVPGVSAVLTAGHTPGHQSFVVDLEDGSGYVFAFDAADLQVNLDEERPVGGTVHVPAEDTLGPILRLKEIARRTGYRLVPGHDPEVWPALTAELA, via the coding sequence ATGAGCGTGCGCAAGGTGGTCCCGCTGACGCTGGGCTACGAGGACCTGCCGCTGGCCTACTCGCTGCTCGGCGCACCGGCGGGTGAGCGCATCCGCGAGCCCGTGCCCGCCGTCCTGCTGGACACCACCGACGGCTGGGTGCTGCTGGACACCGGCTTCAACACCGAGCTGCTGACCAACCCGGTGCTGCGCGAGCGGTACCACCCGCGGGAGTCCTCCATCCAGCCGTCGCTGCCGCCGGGCGAGGACGCCCCGCTGGAGCAGGGCCTGGCCCGGCACGGCCTCACCGTGGCCGACATCGCGGTGGTGGCGGTGTCGCACCTGCACAACGACCACTGCGGCGGGCTGCACCACTTCGCCGGGAGCGACGTCCCGGTGCACGTGCAGGACGCGGAGCTGACCTACGGCCTCAGCGCCGACGACGCCGTGGAGTACGGCATCTTCCGGGCGGACTTCGACAACCCGGGGCTGCAGTGGGTGCGCGCGCAGGGCGACGCCGAGATCGTGCCCGGGGTGTCGGCGGTGCTCACCGCCGGGCACACCCCCGGACACCAGAGCTTCGTGGTGGACCTCGAGGACGGCAGCGGCTACGTGTTCGCCTTCGACGCCGCCGACCTGCAGGTCAACCTGGACGAGGAGCGACCCGTCGGCGGCACGGTGCACGTGCCGGCCGAGGACACCCTGGGCCCGATCCTGCGGCTGAAGGAGATCGCCCGGCGCACCGGCTACCGCCTGGTGCCCGGCCACGACCCGGAGGTCTGGCCGGCGCTCACCGCCGAGCTGGCGTGA